The DNA window CAGCACGAAGATGGTTCTTCTGGGTTAGATACATGCATTATACAATCATTTAGCAAAATACTTATCTTTTTTTGACTGCTTCCTATACCCCGGTGCTAAATACATCAGGGATTTCTCAACCTTTATAAAAAATGATGATATAGTATAAACCATCTAATAATTTTATTTTGGCTGTTTCTCTTCTGGAAGTTCTGGTAATTCAGTAGTATTAACAAGTATTGGCTTTTCTACTTCTTTGGCACGCTCAAGCATAATTTCTTTACCCCTTTGTGTGATTCCAAAGAGCGGTACTGCAGTTCCCACCTGCACCAAAGGTTTGATGACATCACGGATGTTTTTCGATGCGCAGGCTGTTGTTATATCCAGATATTCTATAAGTTGCAGTGCTTTATCTCTCTCGATTCCGGTTATATGAACCCCTATAAGGATTAATTCAAGTCCAAGTTCTGATTCCAAATCTCTGAGCTTTTTAGCTTCATCAACACCAGGAACTGTTACTGCAATTCTTTTATATCCAAGCTCATGTGCTTTCCTAACTCCCTCTATAGGATCAATTTTTGCAGTGTACGGGTCAAGAACAACACCATCACTTTTCTGTATTCTTTCAATCAGACCTTCTATAGGTTCAGTTTCTACCAACCCGGAAATCCTTGCTCCCATTCCTTGTACAAGTTTAGGGTTACTGGTTATTACTGTACCTGCACCATCGCAGACTGTAACTGTGCTATCCAAGACATTTCTTCTGAGACCGGTCATCATTATTTCCGATGCACCAAAGCCCACAAACACTTCCTGTTCAATCTCTCTTTTGTCAGTAAACATGCCAAAATCATTAATCCTGAATTCCATGTTTTTTTTGACATCTTCAGGTGTTATTTTTTTGATACCATGAACCTTATCAAAAATGGGACACCAGCTTATTACCGGCTCACTAACATCCACTACTTTACCATCTTTTACCGTTACTTTGGTTTTACCCAACATTTCCATTTTATGTGGCATATAATCCCTATTGTTAAATAATCAATATAGTGTTTAAAGTCCATTACGCCTGTCTATTATCCTCTGTGATTTACCAGAAGTTCTGGGGATTGAACCTTTTTCTACAAGTTCAACATTTGTCCGTATGTTTAAGATAGATTTTAATTCATTTTCAACATGTTTTCTGACAGCAGATAGATCTTGAAGTTCTCCTGTAAACGCATCATCTTCCAGTTCAACCCTGACTGTAATTTCATCCAGTTTATTTTGGCTTCTATCAAGAACCACCTGGAACTGGTCGGTGATTTCTGATATATCCGCTATGACATTTTCTATCTGGGAT is part of the Methanohalobium evestigatum Z-7303 genome and encodes:
- a CDS encoding methanogenesis marker 8 protein translates to MPHKMEMLGKTKVTVKDGKVVDVSEPVISWCPIFDKVHGIKKITPEDVKKNMEFRINDFGMFTDKREIEQEVFVGFGASEIMMTGLRRNVLDSTVTVCDGAGTVITSNPKLVQGMGARISGLVETEPIEGLIERIQKSDGVVLDPYTAKIDPIEGVRKAHELGYKRIAVTVPGVDEAKKLRDLESELGLELILIGVHITGIERDKALQLIEYLDITTACASKNIRDVIKPLVQVGTAVPLFGITQRGKEIMLERAKEVEKPILVNTTELPELPEEKQPK